The genome window GATGATATTACCCTTCACAATATTGACCAGCAATTTTTAGGGATGAAATTTCTACGGGGAAATGAAGTTTAAAAAGTATACTTTGATAATAATGCTCAACGCCCTTGTAGTGGTTAAACCTTCATGATAGTAATGTTAGGATGGGATCTTTGCAGGGAACTTTTTGAAGGTGGTTCGAATTGCCGTCTGCTAAAACTGAGGTCTACTGAGATTCAGAAACTCAACGTGACTGGGAATTTCATGCAGCTACACACCCTCAATCTGGATTTCTGTTCTTCCCTCGTTTCTCTGGAGAAGGATTGCTTTGCTAACATGCCCAAGTTAACTTGTCTGTCAATGTGCGGGACGAGAGTAGCTGATCTTTGGACAACCAGTACTGCGTTGTCAAGACTGACTTGTTTGGCAGAATTACGGTTCCAAAACTGTATATGCTGCAAAGACACTGGAATGTGTCTTGCATCATCCAGTAAGACAACAAATCTTATCTGTGCAAGAATCTCAATCAGGTCAATTAAGTAATTACTCTTATAGCAGGTGATAACTCATACACAGTATAGATGTTACGTATTGAATATTTTGCAGATGATTCCGATGACCTGGTTTCTACTGGCGTCCGCGATTTCCAGAATACACCTCAGGAGTTACCAGATGATTTGGTGGATCGAGTTCTTGATCAGATCAAGAAAATTATGGCACTAGATTTGTCTTCTGCTTCCTGCTCTGGACCTGAAAGTTTAGAACTCGAGGTCAGAAAGCCTTGTGTTGTGATAACGGATTAAGTTGTAGTCTATATTATTTTTGTCGCCTCAAGTTCCCATCTCTTATCAGGTCCCTGCTGGAGAATTGAATGTTCAAGAGAAAAATGAGTCTCCTCGTCCCTTGAAGCTAAGAGATACTTCAATTGTTTCCGAGATGTATGTTTCTCATCACGCTTCACCCATCTGCTTTGAGAAACACTACAGGGAGTACATGATTACATCGTTGCCTCATCTGCAAGTGCTAGATAATATGCCTGTAAGGAAAAAGGATCGGGAAATAGCCAAGGCCGTCTTCTCAACTTCCTATGAGTATTTACCTTACAAGCGCCCGCATAAAGAGAGTGTTCTTAGAGTTTTGCATATGCGTGAAACTGGAACAAACAATCTGTACTCTAGAAAATCGGCAAGAGTGGAGAGGCCAGCTTCTCGGGGAAATAGCCAGTTTTCCTATTACAGGTCCCTTTGTGCTGCGAAATTCGGGGCTTCATCATGGCCTTCTGCAAACCCCTTGTCTCAGATTTGCAATATTATTAATGAAGACAACAAGATTCCTCAACCAAGACAGTTTGAGTACCACCCATCTGATCCTAGTCTAATGTCATTTGGTACCTTGGACGGGGAGGTGGTTGTTGTAAACCACGAGAGAGGAAATATCGTGACTAGAATTCCACCTTTTGGAATGACAAATAGCGTTTTGGGGCTTTCTTGGCTTAACAAGCATCCATCTAAGGTACTTTACTCATATCCTCACTGAATTCATGACTATGAACTACACGTTATTGGTGATTATGACCTCTTTAACGATATGTTTAGTTTCTTATATAACTAAGTGTTGTGGAAGTGCTGTTCTAGACAACATTGATCGTTTAACATAGTCTAGTCGCATGCTAAGTGGTTTAAAgcaaatatatatttgaaaatgtgCGACTTCTTCGGAACAAAGCATAGTTTCCTTGTCTGACATTTTCTTGTTGTTGATCTAATCCACTTTAATTACGGTTCTTGAAAATCAGCTGCTTGTTGGTTCCGATGATGGTTCTTTGAGATTGTATGACATCAATCATGTTCGGGAAGAAGCAGAAGGCTACTATTACACCTCTGCCCCTGTAATTTTCGAGAGTTTTGAGCACTTGACTTCAGTTCATGTCAATTCAACCGATGATCAATTCCTCACGAGTGGTTATTCCAAGAAAGTCGCTATATATGACATTTGCAGCGGCAAGCGCATACATATGTTCAGTGACATGCACACCGAACCCATAAATGTTGCTAAGTTTGCAAACCACTCCCCTAACGTGTTGGTCACATCATCATTCGACCACGATGTCAAGCTCTGGGATTTACGACAGCAACCAATGCGGCCTTGCTATACAGCTTCAAGTTCGAGGGGAAATGTGATGGTTTGCTTCTCGCCTGATGACCTTTATCTGCTCGTATCTGCTGTAGACAACGAGGTACTTAACTCATAACGAGAGAGTAGAGACTGTCTAAGGTTTATATAATTCTAGATACTCCATATATGATAACAGACTGAGGATAATTCCAAACTTCCAATGATGCCAGGTGAAACAACTTCTGGCAGTAGATGGAAGACTTCATACAGATTTTGGGATACACTCAACCGGAAGTGCTCATAACTACACCCGCTCATATTACATGAACGGAAGGGACTACATCGTCAGTGGAAGCTCTGATGAATCAGTTGTCCGCATTTGCTGTGCTCAAACCGGGAGGCGGCTGAAGGACTTGTATTTGGAGGTAGAGCCTAATAGGAGAAACGTTTGCCTACTTTTCTCGATGATTTCATTCGAACAATACATTTGACAATGTCTGGTGTGTTAATCTGCTTGGTCTGTTACTTCATTTTCAGGATAGGGACTTTGGGCACTCGATGTTCGTGCAATCGTTGAGAAGTGATCCCTTTCGAGTAAGCTCCTCCATTGTCATCTTGCTAGCATAGTTCATAATCTCCAGACAATAATGTCCAACACATTATCATTTTTCCATGAATTAGCTTCTCATTCATCTAAAATGTGTATTTTCCAATGTTTTAGCACTTTCACTTGGCTGTCTTGGCTACCTATGCTCATCCCTGCTCAAAACGCGATATCATCAAGGTACCTCCCAATTTCTTCATTCTTTGCGTTGTGAACTAGGATCACGCCTTATATTTATATCATCTTCATCTGTCAATTATCTCAtgattcttcatttcttcatagGCATTACAAGCAAGATTTTACTAATCTGTTAATTCTCAGGTCAATTTGCTGGAATCTGCCCAATCTAAGGAAAACTTGGGATGGGAAGACTCATTCCAGATTTCCAACAGTCTTGGGGGTTGAATTATTTACTTCTGCAAATCTGTATGTATTGTTCATATACTATTTCATGACAGTTgtatataattttctcccatTTCATTGTATAATATACAGTCACCAGGCTGAACATATACTACTAGAAGTAATTTCTTCATTAAGAATAAAACTACaatgttgcaacttgcaaggtTCTCAAAGATCTACAAGACCACAATATACATTCTGTCATCTTCATTGTCTCCATTTTAGTCCCACAACTAATAAATCCATAAAGTAACCATTAGCTGGAAAGGTTAGACTAGCAGGTAAGCTGGAAAGGATTCCAGTATGGTACACATAAGTGTTAGGAGGGGCACTGAATCAACTCACTGCATCTGTGATCCTCTTGTTTTGGAAAAAGGGTATGTTCCTCAACACGAGATATATTATGAAGGCAACATATGCAGCTGTGAAAGCAAATACTGCAGATGTAAACACTGCCCCACTAACTTCTGAAGAGAAGAAGTCCAGCAAGAGATATCCATTAATGATAATCACCAAGGTAGCGACGAGCCATGATATTACCTGAATGTAACACAGTAATGGATGTTGTAAATATGAATGTTGTTGTAAATAGGAATGTAAAAATAGTTCCAACATCATCCctctgttgagcatatatataccgagtaatatataaacataaatgtgcaatccaattatcagcttaaagcttttagtttaatttgatatcagagcGACAGAGCCCACCCCATTctagcttagacttttagttgagatagagcaCGTGCTTCAATTCCCTCAAACATAAATAAGCCATATCGTGTGTGTAGATCAAAAACATACCTTGAGAATGGGGTTAATCTTGAAAACGCCCATTAGTTCCTCCTTGGAGACTAGGCAAAGAAGGGGAATGAGAGCAAAAGGGATCTGGACTGACTGAAGAATATTAAGCCACTCGTTTAGAACATCCAACGAGTCCTCGGAGGTGTCAAAAATAAGGGCAACAATGAGAGTTGGGATAATAGCACAGCTTCTTGTTATCAACGCCCTCTGCCATTTCTTCAACGGCATATGCAGGAAGCCTCCCATGATGAACTGCCCGGCATAGGTTCCAGTTATAGTGCTGCTTTGACCGGCAGCTAGCAATCCAATAGCCCATATGTAAAGGATTGGAAGCAACCCTCCTCCATACTTCTCCTGAAGATACTGCCCTGCATTTACAAGGCCAATGCTATCCGCCTTGTCGGTGCCATAGAATGACTTGGCAAACACAGTTGTGACAAATAGATTGATCATGAAAGAAACTGCAAGGGCAACTGCAGACTCTATCGAGTAGTAGTTGAGCGCTTCCCGAACTCTGCCTATCTTGCGCTTGTCAACATCTCGGGATTGTACAAGAGCAGAATGCAGAAACACATTGTGAGGCATGATAATACACCCAACAACTCCCACCGCCTGCTTTATTGTTCTCGAGCTGAGCTTTGGAACCAATATACCTAAACTTACAATGGAATTTACCATAGTTTTAGATCAACCAAGAAAACAGTTCAATCCATCATAAAACTACAAAGACAAATGCTCAAACAATAGCAACTCATTAAACTGACTGTCCTCACCAAGAAGAAGTTCAACCCCACTAGGCTTCGTCTCTCCAAACATCCACGCAAATGAGAATGCCATAACAGCAATGAGTACAGCGAAAAGAGCTTCTAGTTTCC of Ipomoea triloba cultivar NCNSP0323 chromosome 3, ASM357664v1 contains these proteins:
- the LOC116014320 gene encoding uncharacterized protein LOC116014320 isoform X2 codes for the protein MLQKRIQQECTIVLSLDELEDSDLSPIIDALLKVHSFSVDAVDILCRSRSILNQEYVLSLMRAVDSKLRIANLQDMLLRKDIIWELFEGGSNCRLLKLRSTEIQKLNVTGNFMQLHTLNLDFCSSLVSLEKDCFANMPKLTCLSMCGTRVADLWTTSTALSRLTCLAELRFQNCICCKDTGMCLASSNDSDDLVSTGVRDFQNTPQELPDDLVDRVLDQIKKIMALDLSSASCSGPESLELEVPAGELNVQEKNESPRPLKLRDTSIVSEMYVSHHASPICFEKHYREYMITSLPHLQVLDNMPVRKKDREIAKAVFSTSYEYLPYKRPHKESVLRVLHMRETGTNNLYSRKSARVERPASRGNSQFSYYRSLCAAKFGASSWPSANPLSQICNIINEDNKIPQPRQFEYHPSDPSLMSFGTLDGEVVVVNHERGNIVTRIPPFGMTNSVLGLSWLNKHPSKLLVGSDDGSLRLYDINHVREEAEGYYYTSAPVIFESFEHLTSVHVNSTDDQFLTSGYSKKVAIYDICSGKRIHMFSDMHTEPINVAKFANHSPNVLVTSSFDHDVKLWDLRQQPMRPCYTASSSRGNVMVCFSPDDLYLLVSAVDNEVKQLLAVDGRLHTDFGIHSTGSAHNYTRSYYMNGRDYIVSGSSDESVVRICCAQTGRRLKDLYLEDRDFGHSMFVQSLRSDPFRHFHLAVLATYAHPCSKRDIIKVNLLESAQSKENLGWEDSFQISNSLGG
- the LOC116014320 gene encoding uncharacterized protein LOC116014320 isoform X1; protein product: MSLDMSTLVARYLDSCKSHDVLPNSAILSALYKAMLQKRIQQECTIVLSLDELEDSDLSPIIDALLKVHSFSVDAVDILCRSRSILNQEYVLSLMRAVDSKLRIANLQDMLLRKDIIWELFEGGSNCRLLKLRSTEIQKLNVTGNFMQLHTLNLDFCSSLVSLEKDCFANMPKLTCLSMCGTRVADLWTTSTALSRLTCLAELRFQNCICCKDTGMCLASSNDSDDLVSTGVRDFQNTPQELPDDLVDRVLDQIKKIMALDLSSASCSGPESLELEVPAGELNVQEKNESPRPLKLRDTSIVSEMYVSHHASPICFEKHYREYMITSLPHLQVLDNMPVRKKDREIAKAVFSTSYEYLPYKRPHKESVLRVLHMRETGTNNLYSRKSARVERPASRGNSQFSYYRSLCAAKFGASSWPSANPLSQICNIINEDNKIPQPRQFEYHPSDPSLMSFGTLDGEVVVVNHERGNIVTRIPPFGMTNSVLGLSWLNKHPSKLLVGSDDGSLRLYDINHVREEAEGYYYTSAPVIFESFEHLTSVHVNSTDDQFLTSGYSKKVAIYDICSGKRIHMFSDMHTEPINVAKFANHSPNVLVTSSFDHDVKLWDLRQQPMRPCYTASSSRGNVMVCFSPDDLYLLVSAVDNEVKQLLAVDGRLHTDFGIHSTGSAHNYTRSYYMNGRDYIVSGSSDESVVRICCAQTGRRLKDLYLEDRDFGHSMFVQSLRSDPFRHFHLAVLATYAHPCSKRDIIKVNLLESAQSKENLGWEDSFQISNSLGG
- the LOC116014321 gene encoding metal transporter Nramp3-like produces the protein MGSHEEENRSEQPLLNPDEEESAYERTEKVHIIGLDEPETEEDTTKTPPFSWKKLWLFTGPGFLMSIAFLDPGNLEGDLQAGAIAGYSLLWLLFWATAMGLLVQLLSARLGVATGRHLAELCRDEYPKWARMLLWVMAELALIGADIQEVIGSAIAIKILSNGFLPLWAGVVITALDCFIFLFLENYGVRKLEALFAVLIAVMAFSFAWMFGETKPSGVELLLGILVPKLSSRTIKQAVGVVGCIIMPHNVFLHSALVQSRDVDKRKIGRVREALNYYSIESAVALAVSFMINLFVTTVFAKSFYGTDKADSIGLVNAGQYLQEKYGGGLLPILYIWAIGLLAAGQSSTITGTYAGQFIMGGFLHMPLKKWQRALITRSCAIIPTLIVALIFDTSEDSLDVLNEWLNILQSVQIPFALIPLLCLVSKEELMGVFKINPILKVISWLVATLVIIINGYLLLDFFSSEVSGAVFTSAVFAFTAAYVAFIIYLVLRNIPFFQNKRITDAVS